In Mycobacterium sp. Aquia_216, a genomic segment contains:
- the phoP gene encoding two-component system response regulator PhoP, with amino-acid sequence MTAATQGEIKPEARVLVVDDEVNIVELLSVSLKFQGFEVSTATNGAQALDRAREARPDAVILDVMMPGMDGFGVLRRLRADGIDAPALFLTARDSLQDKIAGLTLGGDDYVTKPFSLEEVVARLRVILRRAGKGSAETHNARLTFADIELDEETHEVWKAGQPVSLSPTEFTLLRYFVINAGTVLSKPKILDHVWRYDFGGDVNVVESYVSYLRRKIDTGEKRLLHTLRGVGYVLREPR; translated from the coding sequence ATGACTGCGGCAACCCAAGGCGAAATCAAACCGGAAGCGCGTGTCCTCGTCGTTGACGACGAGGTCAACATCGTCGAACTGCTCTCGGTGAGTTTGAAGTTTCAGGGATTCGAGGTCTCAACCGCGACCAACGGCGCCCAAGCGCTGGATCGCGCGCGCGAAGCGCGGCCCGACGCGGTGATCCTCGACGTGATGATGCCCGGGATGGATGGCTTCGGGGTGCTGCGCCGGCTGCGTGCTGACGGCATCGATGCACCGGCATTGTTCCTGACGGCCCGCGACTCCTTGCAGGACAAGATCGCGGGCCTGACGCTGGGCGGCGACGACTATGTGACCAAGCCGTTCAGCCTGGAGGAGGTCGTCGCCCGGCTGCGGGTCATCTTGCGGCGCGCCGGCAAGGGCAGCGCGGAAACGCACAACGCCCGGCTGACCTTCGCGGACATCGAGCTGGACGAAGAGACTCACGAAGTATGGAAGGCCGGCCAACCGGTGTCCCTGTCGCCCACCGAATTCACGCTGCTGCGTTACTTCGTCATCAACGCGGGGACGGTGCTGAGCAAGCCGAAAATCCTCGACCACGTCTGGCGTTACGACTTCGGCGGCGACGTCAATGTCGTCGAGTCCTATGTGTCGTATCTGCGCCGCAAGATCGATACCGGGGAGAAGCGGCTGCTGCACACCTTGCGCGGGGTTGGCTATGTTCTTCGGGAACCGCGCTGA